A window of the Streptomyces luomodiensis genome harbors these coding sequences:
- a CDS encoding ABC transporter ATP-binding protein codes for MIRFEQVSVHYDGAARPALAGVDLTVPEGELCLLVGPSGVGKSTLLGAVSGLVPHFTGGTLRGRVTVAGRDTRTHKPRELADVVGTVGQDPLAHFVTDTVEDELAYGMESLGVAPDTMRRRVEETLDLLGLAELRDRPIATLSGGQRQRVAIGSVLTTHPRVLVLDEPTSALDPAAAEEVLAVLQRLVHDLGTTVLMAEHRLERVAQYADQMILLPSPGAAPLTGPPAELLPVSPVQPPVVALGGLAGWPSPVPLSVRDARRGAGPLRERLAPLVPRSVADPPPGEPVAEVARLSVRHGRVEALRGVDLAVRPGETVALMGRNGAGKSTLLASLVGLHEPASGSVRVGPGRVVPHRTRPAELLRQVGLVPQEPRDLLYADTVAAECAAADQDAGAAPGTCRELVGRLLPEVADTAHPRDLSEGQRLALALSVILTARPPLLLLDEPTRGLDYAAKARLVEVVRGLAADGHAIVLATHDVELAAELAHRVVILAEGEVVADGPTAEVVVSSPAFAPQVAKVLAPLPWLTVRQVREALEGAP; via the coding sequence GTGATCCGTTTCGAGCAGGTGTCGGTCCACTACGACGGTGCGGCGCGGCCCGCCCTGGCGGGGGTGGACCTGACCGTCCCCGAGGGCGAGCTGTGTCTGCTCGTCGGCCCGTCCGGGGTCGGCAAGTCGACCCTCCTGGGCGCCGTCTCCGGTCTCGTACCGCATTTCACGGGTGGCACCCTGCGGGGCCGGGTCACCGTCGCGGGCCGGGACACCCGTACCCACAAACCCCGCGAACTGGCCGATGTCGTCGGCACCGTGGGGCAGGATCCGCTCGCGCACTTCGTCACCGACACCGTCGAGGACGAACTGGCCTACGGCATGGAGTCCCTCGGCGTCGCGCCCGACACCATGCGCCGCCGGGTCGAGGAGACGCTGGACCTGCTGGGCCTGGCCGAGCTGCGGGACCGCCCCATCGCCACGCTCTCCGGCGGGCAGCGGCAGCGCGTGGCGATCGGCTCGGTGCTCACCACCCACCCCCGCGTCCTGGTCCTGGACGAACCGACCTCCGCGCTCGACCCGGCCGCGGCCGAGGAGGTGCTGGCCGTGTTGCAGCGGCTGGTGCACGACCTGGGCACCACCGTGCTGATGGCCGAGCACCGGCTGGAGCGGGTGGCGCAGTACGCGGACCAGATGATCCTGCTGCCCTCCCCCGGCGCCGCCCCGCTGACCGGCCCACCGGCCGAACTGCTGCCGGTGTCGCCGGTCCAGCCGCCCGTGGTGGCGCTGGGCGGCCTCGCGGGGTGGCCGTCGCCGGTGCCGCTGTCCGTGCGGGACGCGCGCCGCGGGGCGGGCCCGCTGCGGGAGCGGCTGGCACCGCTCGTCCCCCGGTCGGTGGCCGATCCGCCGCCGGGCGAGCCGGTGGCCGAGGTGGCGCGGCTGTCCGTCCGGCACGGCCGGGTCGAGGCGCTGCGCGGGGTGGACCTGGCGGTGCGTCCGGGCGAGACCGTGGCGTTGATGGGGCGCAACGGGGCGGGCAAGTCCACGCTGCTGGCGAGCCTGGTCGGACTGCACGAACCCGCCTCGGGGTCGGTACGGGTCGGCCCCGGCCGGGTCGTACCGCACCGCACCCGCCCCGCCGAACTGCTGCGCCAGGTGGGCCTGGTACCGCAGGAGCCGCGCGATCTGCTCTACGCGGACACGGTGGCCGCCGAATGCGCGGCGGCCGACCAGGACGCGGGCGCGGCCCCCGGCACCTGCCGTGAACTGGTGGGCCGGCTGCTGCCGGAGGTGGCGGACACCGCCCATCCGCGCGATCTGTCGGAGGGGCAGCGGCTGGCGCTGGCCCTGTCCGTCATCCTCACCGCGCGTCCGCCGCTGCTGCTGCTCGACGAGCCGACGCGCGGCCTCGACTACGCGGCGAAGGCGCGCCTGGTGGAGGTGGTACGGGGGCTGGCGGCGGACGGCCACGCGATCGTGCTGGCCACCCACGACGTGGAGCTGGCGGCCGAACTCGCGCACCGCGTCGTCATCCTGGCCGAGGGCGAGGTGGTCGCGGACGGGCCCACGGCAGAGGTCGTGGTGTCATCCCCCGCCTTCGCCCCGCAGGTGGCCAAGGTCCTGGCGCCGCTGCCGTGGCTGACGGTGCGGCAGGTGCGCGAGGCGCTGGAGGGGGCGCCGTGA